The Cardinium endosymbiont cEper1 of Encarsia pergandiella nucleotide sequence TTTGTTTTTGAAAAAAAACAAACCTAACTTTCACTAAAATAAGGTTTTTTTCTAAAAGTATAGTTAACAATATTGATACAATATATGTGCATTTTATTGTCAGTTGTATCAACACATTTAAGCAAAAATGGTGCTTTTTTGTATCTCTCATCGTTACTTATATTGCGTTTATGGAACAGCTCACAGAAAAGCATAAAGGGGAAATAGTTAAAAAAGCCATTAAAAAAACTGGTTATCAAATGAAAGTAGTGGCGGAGCGATTAGGTATTGTCCGTAATACCCTTTATACCAAATTAAAGCAAGCAGAGTTAGAGGATTCCTTTATCATACGTGTGGGCAATATCATACACTACGACTTTTCTGACGTTTTTCCAGAAGTGTATAAAAGAGTAGCTGCTAAATTTACAAATAGCTTTGAGCGCATCTATCCAGATAAGTCTGTAGTAGTTCCTGACGCGGATGAATTGCCACTTTATGACCATCTATATAAAAATCCATATTTCTTTAAATTACACGCTTTAAGCGAAAAATATATAAAGCTCATGGAGGATTACGATAAACTTTTTAAAGTTTTAATTCTTTTAGTCAATAACAACGAGTCGGTAGACCTTAAAAAGGAAATGATAAAGTTTATAGAAAATGAAAGAAAAGAAGATTAAATAAAAGAAAAATATCCCCATTTGCTATAGCCTGTTTATAGAGATTTATCTGAAGCGCATAGGCCTCCAATAGTCATTTTCAATTTTAGCATAAAACAACAAACTTAATTTTGTAAGTTACGATTTTATTATTTTTATATATTTATCAATTTTTATACAATATTTGTACATTTAATGAGCAAGTTTATATAAACTTATTCTGTAAATATACTATTTTTTGTTTTATTTTCAGATATTTATATTCTAGTCATGGAACAACATAAAGGAAAAATAGTGGAAGAGGCTATTAAGAAGAGTGGTTTTCGAATGAAAGCATTGGCTAGTAAGCTAGGTATTGCCCGTAATACGCTTTATAATAAGCTAAAAGAAGCGGATATAAAAGAAGCCTTTATTATACAGATTGGTAAAATAATACACTATGATTTTGCCAATGATTTTCCAAATATACATGCAAAAAATAAAAAACAAGATGAAGATGAAAGCCGTCCTTACGTCCCTAAGGGAGATGGATATAAGTATAGCGATGAGTCAAATGATATGATAAGCGACCCCTATTTTATTCGATTGGAGAAGTTGAATAAAAAATATTTGCGACTGATGGAAGATTACACTAAGCTTTTAAAAATTTTAGTTGTATTGGCCAATAATAACGAGTTGGAGGGGGTTAAGCAAGAGATTATAACATTCATAGACCATCAAGAACGGGAAGATTAAAAATATCCGTCCACTGGTATAGCGGAGGTTGCTGCTTATCCTACTTTAGGCCTACTTGTTGCGCATCATTATGGAAACGATAAACTTTAGAGATCAACCTTTGGATTTGAGACTTTAAGTTATATCGAATTTAGTATGTAGTTACTTATTATTAGGTCTTTAAATAGCGTATAGTATTCATTTTTTAGCCTAATTTTCTTGATGCCATTCAAAAGCAATGGAGTAAATCTTAGACGTTTTGTATCAATACGCCCAACAAAAAACTTAAGTTAAGATAATTCAAAATGATGGATCAACCAATAAATTTAAAAACAGGGCTTGCTGAAATGCTAAAAGGCGGTGTCATTATGGATGTTACCACTTCAGATCAAGCAAAAATAGCAGAAGACGCAGGTGCCGTTGCTGTAATGGCTTTGGAGCGGGTTCCTTCCGATATTCGGGTACAAGGTGGAGTGGCTCGTATGAGTGATGTCCAGAAGATACGAGAAATCATGGAAGCTGTTTCTATTCCAGTTATGGCTAAAGTTCGTATTGGTCACTTTGTTGAAGCAGAAATATTAGAAGCATTAGAGGTTGATTTTATCGATGAGAGTGAGGTTTTGACACCAGCAGATGGCGCCTTTCATATTAATAAACATCCGTTTAAAGTTCCCTTTGTCTGCGGGTGTTGCAATGTAGGAGAAGCGCTGCGTCGAATTGGAGAAGGAGCAGCCCTTTTACGCACAAAAGGGGAGGCCGGCACAGGAGATGTGATGCAAGCAGTTAAACACATGCGTACTATTCAGCGTCAAATTCGATCCCTTGCTAATTTGAGCAGTGAAGAACTTCAACGCACCTCAAAAGAGTGGGGCGCTCCTCTACATTTGGTCGAAGCAGTTGCAAGGGAAGGTACATTGCCTGTACCTAATTTTGCAGCCGGAGGTATTGCTACTCCAGCAGATGCTGCTTTAATGATGCGTTTAGGGGCAGAAGCCATTTTTGTCGGGTCTGGAATTTTTAAGTCAGAACATCCGAAAAAACGAGCAAGTGCAATTGTACAGGCAACCACCCACTTTCAAGATCCAAATATTCTGGCAAAAGTATCTGAGGCTTTAGGAGCACCTTTATTGGGAACGCCTACTGATCATCTTTCAGAAAAAGAGATCCTTGCTAACAGGGGATATTAAAATGTTTGGAATACTTGCTTTGCAAGGAGGGTTCAACTTGCATCAAAAGGCTTTAGAACGATTCGGTATGCAAAGTCAATTGATCAAAAAACCAGAAGAACTGGGCCAAATCCAGATTTTAATTATTCCTGGAGGAGAATCAACTGCACTCTTGAAACTTATGAAGCCTTTGAACTGGAAAGAAGCCATCATAGCATTTGCGCAACAAGGGAAACTAATTTTGGCCACTTGTGCGGGTCTGATTATCCTATCTCGTCCTACTCCTGTTGCAAGGGACTATCTAGGGCTTATTGATATTGAAGTAAAGCGCAACGCTTATGGTCGGCAAATCAATAGTTTTGTCGGCCTGGGAACTAGTTTATTGGGTCTATCACCCCTCGAAATGGTGTGCATTAGAGCGCCTGAAGTTACTTCTGTAGGTCAAGATGTAGAAGTCCTTGTTTCCTTGGCAGGTAGACCCATGTTGCTTCGTCAAAATAATATTGTCGTAGCTACTTTTCATCCTGAGTTAAGCCCAAACCATTCGTTTTACCATTGGCTTGTTTTGAATTAAATTTTAATTAAAATTTTTGTTTTATATGGTTCCGTTTTTATATTCAAAGTTCATGGTTCCTATTTACTTTTTTTGCTTTCAGACGATAGAAGTAGGATTTGTGGATACCATAGAGTTTAAATACGTTAATCCTACCGTATTTTATCAACATAACTTTCCCGATATTTTAGGCATTTCCCGTGGAGGAGCATGTGACGCTTTTATTTCTGGCGTAAAATGCTGTCCGCCTTTATTAATACCTTGTGGCCTTAAGATACTGGCATTATCTATGAATAAGAATGTTTCTACTAACCGGCTGTTTAAGGTACATGCATGGTTATCGGTCGGTCTGCTGGCAGCAGATTTATTGGTATTGTATACTTTTAATTCCAATAATTCTGATATATATCGTAACCATACCTGGTTGTATCGACTCCATGCAGCAGCGGAACTTGCTTCGCTATCAGTATGTATCTTTTTATGATCTACTCAACTATAGTCATAGATTTTATAAGGCTCTATTCCATACTTCAAGGCCGATTACGTAAATTTAATACGCATCGCTTCTCGTACCATTTCCATCGTTTCTTTTGCCAATTGAGCTGCTTTTGCAGTACCCTGATGTAGTATTTCTTTTACCATGGTAGCATCTAAACAATTTCTTTTTTCTCTGATTGGTGCCAAAAAAAGTTGTAAACTATCGTTTAAGATGTTTTTAATGGCTACATCGCCTAGCCCGCCGCGTCTGTAGTGGACCTTTAAGGAGACAATAGCTTCTTGGTCACTATGAAAAGCATCCAGATAAGCAAATACAACATTGCCTTCTACACGACCAGGATGGCTCGCTTTAATATGATCAGGGTCTGTATACATTTGAAAGACCTTTTGTTTGATCATTTCTGGTGGATCGGAGAGCGCAATGGCATTGCCCAATGATTTACTGCATTTGGATTTGCCATCTATACCTACTAACCTAGATGTTTTACTTAAAACTGCTTTACATTCTTTTAAAACTTTGGTACCATAGATTCTATTAAAGCATCTAACGATTTCATTCGTCTGTTCAATCATCGGCAACTGATCATCCCCAACAGGTACCCATTCTGCTTGAAATAGCGTAATGTCTGCCGCTTGACTAATCGGATAACAGAGAAACCCTAGCGGCATGGCTTCATGGTATCCTTTTTGGTGCATTTCATGTTTTACAGTCGGGTTTCTGCTTAATCTGCTCAAAGTAACAAGATTTAGGTAATAGATCGTTAATTCTGCAATTTCTGGTATGCGAGATTGAATGAAAATAGTGGTTTGGTTGGGATCAATGCCAACACTTAAGTAATCTTTTACAACTTCAATAATATGTTTGGTAATTTTTTCTGGCTGATCAAAATGATCTGTTAAAGCTTGTAGATCTGCCACTAAGATGTACTGGTCGTATGCATGTTGCAGTTGGACTCTGTTCTGTAAGGAGCCTATGTAATGACCTAAATGGAGGCTGCCAGTTGGCCTATCACCGGTTAAAATTTTTTGTTTCATACTTTGGGTAATCGAAGAGTGCTTTATCCAATTTTGGCTTTGTATAAGCCATGTAATATATATAACCAAAGGCTACAAAAAAGTCCTTCAATATGCATTGTGGCGATTAATACTGTACATACCACAATCAAAAAATAGCGCGCTCGATTCGCTTGAAAAGAAAATCCTTGAAATTTTAAAGCTATAAATGGAATATTGGCAACCAATAGATAAGAAAGTAGTATCGTTAATAAAGGCAATACCATCGTCTGGGTTAAGCCATGCACCAAAAAGGGATAAACAGAACGCTCTACCATTATAGGCAATATAGCTATTAGCATCGCATTAGCCGGTGTAGGCAGCCCTATAAATTGATCTACTTGTCTGGGATCTACATTAAACTTAGCTAGCCTAAGCGCAGAAAAGATAATGATGAACAAAGCGCAATAAGGACGATATGGGCAGGTTTCATAGGTTTTAATCAACATATAGCAGATTGCTGCAGGCAGCATGCCAAAAGTAATAAGATCTGCCAATGTATCTAATTGCTTACCAACGGACGATTGCGCACGTAGTAGTTTAGCAGCAAAACCATCTAAAAAATCAAAACAAGCGCCTACAAAGATACTGTAAGCAGCATATATCAAATGGCCGTTTAACGCCAATAAGGTACCTATTGCACCACTGCTTAGGTTTAAAAGCGATAAGCAATTGGGAATATGTTTTTTCATATTTGCATGCATTTAAAATAAAGCATCACGTAATGTTTAATGCTGGATGTTCCTTATAAATATCATCTATTTTTCTGATAATTTCAAGATGCACACAAGAAGTCATTTGCGCTGACCTTTCCAAGTTTGAATCGTTTAAACGGTTACCCCATACTTGGATCATAACTGGCTTAGTGTTAAATCTTCTTAATGAATAAGGCTAACACTATTTTAGTCTTTGCTGATGAACTAAAATGGCTAATTGTATTGCTTCTCATTTGAGGCCCTTCGTTTAA carries:
- the pdxS gene encoding pyridoxal 5'-phosphate synthase lyase subunit PdxS — its product is MMDQPINLKTGLAEMLKGGVIMDVTTSDQAKIAEDAGAVAVMALERVPSDIRVQGGVARMSDVQKIREIMEAVSIPVMAKVRIGHFVEAEILEALEVDFIDESEVLTPADGAFHINKHPFKVPFVCGCCNVGEALRRIGEGAALLRTKGEAGTGDVMQAVKHMRTIQRQIRSLANLSSEELQRTSKEWGAPLHLVEAVAREGTLPVPNFAAGGIATPADAALMMRLGAEAIFVGSGIFKSEHPKKRASAIVQATTHFQDPNILAKVSEALGAPLLGTPTDHLSEKEILANRGY
- the pdxT gene encoding pyridoxal 5'-phosphate synthase glutaminase subunit PdxT, which gives rise to MFGILALQGGFNLHQKALERFGMQSQLIKKPEELGQIQILIIPGGESTALLKLMKPLNWKEAIIAFAQQGKLILATCAGLIILSRPTPVARDYLGLIDIEVKRNAYGRQINSFVGLGTSLLGLSPLEMVCIRAPEVTSVGQDVEVLVSLAGRPMLLRQNNIVVATFHPELSPNHSFYHWLVLN
- the pssA gene encoding CDP-diacylglycerol--serine O-phosphatidyltransferase, with the protein product MKKHIPNCLSLLNLSSGAIGTLLALNGHLIYAAYSIFVGACFDFLDGFAAKLLRAQSSVGKQLDTLADLITFGMLPAAICYMLIKTYETCPYRPYCALFIIIFSALRLAKFNVDPRQVDQFIGLPTPANAMLIAILPIMVERSVYPFLVHGLTQTMVLPLLTILLSYLLVANIPFIALKFQGFSFQANRARYFLIVVCTVLIATMHIEGLFCSLWLYILHGLYKAKIG
- a CDS encoding helix-turn-helix domain-containing protein; its protein translation is MEQLTEKHKGEIVKKAIKKTGYQMKVVAERLGIVRNTLYTKLKQAELEDSFIIRVGNIIHYDFSDVFPEVYKRVAAKFTNSFERIYPDKSVVVPDADELPLYDHLYKNPYFFKLHALSEKYIKLMEDYDKLFKVLILLVNNNESVDLKKEMIKFIENERKED
- the trpS gene encoding tryptophan--tRNA ligase; translated protein: MKQKILTGDRPTGSLHLGHYIGSLQNRVQLQHAYDQYILVADLQALTDHFDQPEKITKHIIEVVKDYLSVGIDPNQTTIFIQSRIPEIAELTIYYLNLVTLSRLSRNPTVKHEMHQKGYHEAMPLGFLCYPISQAADITLFQAEWVPVGDDQLPMIEQTNEIVRCFNRIYGTKVLKECKAVLSKTSRLVGIDGKSKCSKSLGNAIALSDPPEMIKQKVFQMYTDPDHIKASHPGRVEGNVVFAYLDAFHSDQEAIVSLKVHYRRGGLGDVAIKNILNDSLQLFLAPIREKRNCLDATMVKEILHQGTAKAAQLAKETMEMVREAMRIKFT
- a CDS encoding helix-turn-helix domain-containing protein — translated: MEQHKGKIVEEAIKKSGFRMKALASKLGIARNTLYNKLKEADIKEAFIIQIGKIIHYDFANDFPNIHAKNKKQDEDESRPYVPKGDGYKYSDESNDMISDPYFIRLEKLNKKYLRLMEDYTKLLKILVVLANNNELEGVKQEIITFIDHQERED